A window from Citrus sinensis cultivar Valencia sweet orange chromosome 3, DVS_A1.0, whole genome shotgun sequence encodes these proteins:
- the LOC112498313 gene encoding pathogen-related protein-like — MSTAEAAEASTAAARDKYRSFLHDEAEKIQWRHGRPPTYDTVNQLFEEGRTKEWPKGSLEGTVQNAIKSWEMELTHKTRLQDFKSINPDKFKLIVNGREGLSAEETLKAGSYNALLKNSLPEEFKFYKAEEESFESSHEAFRSAFPRGFAWEVLSVYSGPPLIAFKFRHWGFFEGPFKGHAPTGEKVEFCGLGTLKVDESLRAEDVEIYYDPAELFGGLLKGSSIEDSTAAQGCPFPKKT; from the exons ATGTCAACTGCTGAAGCAGCTGAAGCTTCAACGGCAGCAGCAAGAGATAAGTACAGATCCTTCTTGCACGACGAAGCCGAGAAAATCCAATGGAGACATGGCAGGCCTCCCACTTATGATACTGTCAATCAACTCTTTGAAGAAGGCAGGACTAAG GAGTGGCCAAAAGGATCCTTAGAAGGAACAGTACAAAATGCTATTAAATCATGGGAGATGGAGCTCACACACAAGACTCGCTTACAAGACTTCAAGAGCATCAACCCTGACAAATTTAAGCTCATCGTCAATg GAAGAGAAGGATTATCAGCGGAGGAGACGCTTAAAGCTGGAAGTTACAATGCTTTGTTGAAAAATTCATTGCcagaagaatttaaattttacaaggCTGAAGAAGAGAGCTTTGAGTCATCGCACGAAGCATTCAGATCAGCTTTTCCCAGAGGGTTTGCATGGGAAGTGTTGAGTGTATATTCGGGACCGCCGTTGATTGCTTTCAAGTTCAGGCATTGGGGTTTCTTTGAAGGACCTTTTAAAGGGCATGCTCCTACTGGAGAGAAAGTTGAATTTTGTGGATTGGGAACCCTCAAg GTTGATGAATCACTTAGAGCAGAGGATGTTGAGATTTATTATGATCCAGCTGAGCTTTTTGGAGGCCTGTTGAAGGGTTCATCAATTGAAGATTCAACAGCAGCTCAAGGCTGTCCCTTCCCCAAGAAAACATAA
- the LOC102627266 gene encoding ankyrin repeat-containing protein BDA1-like isoform X2, whose amino-acid sequence MEAAAQLRDTNALYSLVRQDPYILDKFDTIPFIETPLHDAARSGNVELATEIIRLKPSFAKKPNQDGFSPMHLALQNGQTQTVLQLIDTDPELVRVKGREGITPLHHASEDGDLYLLEKFLSVCPKSLEDVTNKGDTALHIALKNDKVEAFQVLTRCPPSVIGLKEADQCYNKRILNSQNRDGSTLLHIATSKNQVQIVRCLLNCKVEINSLNSDGLTPLDITLLDQTQSRNQEIEDMLRSAGALEATSLPIRANSTNLLRTDQRLNEAAQAGNVDGLYELIWEDVYLLDHIDQVPFVDTPLHTAASMGHINFALEIMRLKPSFARKQNQYGFCPLHLALQKTHTQMVLRLIDVDRNLVRVQGREGVTPLHYVAEKGNVDLLCKFLAACPESILQVTIRKETALHVAAKNGKLEVLEVMLGWLRFVNKDDILNWKDDEGNTLLHISISRSHIQMVRLIVNRARDQINARNSKDKTAMDMVKFHLQTKPEFQELKSMVRNAGGREGSSLATVEIADYLKRGLTWRRKMLLFFYRSSLSITDES is encoded by the exons GGACAAATTCGATACGATACCTTTTATTGAAACTCCCTTACATGATGCTGCAAGGAGTGGAAATGTTGAATTGGCAACGGAGATTATTCGGCTAAAGCCTTCATTTGCCAAGAAACCCAACCAAGATGGCTTCTCTCCCATGCACTTGGCTTTGCAAAATGGTCAAACTCAAACAGTGCTTCAGCTGATAGATACTGATCCGGAACTCGTTCGTGTTAAAGGAAGAGAAGGCATCACTCCTCTGCATCATGCGTCTGAAGATGGAGACCTGTATCTCTTGGAGAAGTTTTTGTCTGTTTGTCCGAAATCTCTTGAAGATGTGACAAATAAAGGCGATACTGCTCTTCATATTGCTTTGAAAAACGATAAGGTTGAAGCTTTTCAAGTCCTAACAAGATGCCCTCCGTCGGTCATTGGCCTTAAAGAAGCTGATCAATGCTACAACAAAAGAATCCTCAACTCGCAAAATAGGGATGGCAGCACTCTACTACACATTGCAACATCAAAAAATCAAGTCCAG ATTGTAAGGTGTTTGTTGAACTGCAAAGTTGAAATAAATTCTTTGAACTCTGATGGCTTGACACCTTTAGATATTACATTACTTGATCAAACGCAATCAAGAAACCAGGAGATTGAGGATATGCTACGCAGCGCTGGAGCATTAGAAGCAACTTCACTTCCTATTAGGGCCAACTCCACAAATTTATTGAG AACGGATCAGAGGTTGAATGAGGCTGCTCAAGCAGGAAATGTTGATGGCTTGTATGAATTAATATGGGAGGACGTATATCTGTTAGATCATATAGACCAAGTACCATTTGTGGATACTCCTTTACATACAGCAGCATCAATGGGGCATATCAACTTTGCCTTGGAGATTATGAGATTAAAGCCATCATTTGCCAGAAAACAAAACCAATATGGATTTTGCCCTTTGCATCTTGCTTTGCAGAAAACACATACTCAAATGGTGCTTCGGCTCATAGATGTTGATAGAAATCTGGTTCGTGTCCAAGGAAGGGAGGGTGTGACGCCTCTACACTATGTTGCTGAGAAAGGAAATGTCGATCTTCTATGTAAATTTCTAGCAGCTTGCCCAGAGTCTATCCTGCAGGTGACAATTCGAAAAGAAACTGCTCTGCATGTTGCTGCAAAAAATGGCAAGTTGGAAGTCCTTGAAGTCATGCTAGGATGGCTTCGATTTGTCAACAAAGATGATATCCTTAACTGGAAGGATGATGAAGGCAACACATTGTTGCACATCTCAATCTCCCGAAGTCATATCCAG ATGGTGAGGCTAATAGTCAACAGAGCACGTGATCAAATAAATGCCCGAAACTCAAAAGATAAGACAGCCATGGACATggtaaaatttcatttgcaaACGAAACCTGAATTTCAAGAACTGAAGAGCATGGTGCGCAATGCTGGCGGTCGAGAAGGGTCCTCCCTTGCTACTGTGGAGATTGCAGATTACTTAAAACGAGGTTTGACATGGCGTCGAAAGatgcttttgttcttttatcgCTCATCACTGTCCATTACGGATGAAAGTTGA